One Alkalispirochaeta americana DNA window includes the following coding sequences:
- a CDS encoding M15 family metallopeptidase, translated as MARFGRPPGAPIVAALFLGVLVPASLVLAGCVPDFGDSGKTGPGDTSSGPEAPPGESSPEITRWEELPDSFLPHGDFALTLGALRETLAGESPDIARAILEAPQKFLGLMAQALEMPRDLFVLVDKSTPLPEDYVPEDLVDLTEYQDRLTLNREGLSLRKVIMPDLLAMVEDAAREGITLDLSSTYRSYAYQEWLFQYWVDQLGRERAERSSARPGSSQHQLGTAIDFGSVTGPFAQHPAGRWLAEKGWRYGFSLSYPQEYEEVTGYIYEPWHFRYITRPGTRLERFFFDGIQQYFLEFWDRREPFFRERYRPGSPSHW; from the coding sequence ATGGCCCGGTTCGGACGGCCCCCGGGAGCCCCTATCGTGGCGGCGCTCTTTCTGGGGGTGCTGGTCCCGGCATCGCTGGTGCTGGCCGGGTGCGTTCCCGATTTCGGGGATTCCGGGAAAACAGGCCCCGGGGACACCTCTTCCGGACCGGAAGCCCCCCCCGGGGAATCATCGCCGGAGATAACCCGCTGGGAGGAGCTCCCCGATTCCTTTCTCCCCCACGGAGACTTTGCTCTCACCCTGGGCGCTCTGCGGGAAACCCTGGCCGGAGAATCACCAGACATCGCCCGGGCGATCCTGGAAGCTCCCCAGAAGTTTCTCGGCCTGATGGCCCAGGCCCTGGAAATGCCCCGGGATCTTTTCGTCCTGGTAGACAAGAGCACACCCCTCCCGGAGGACTACGTCCCCGAAGACCTGGTGGATCTCACAGAGTATCAGGATCGGCTTACCCTGAACCGGGAGGGGCTCTCCCTCCGGAAAGTGATCATGCCCGACCTGCTGGCCATGGTAGAGGATGCTGCCCGGGAAGGGATAACCCTGGACCTCTCCAGCACCTACCGGAGCTACGCCTACCAGGAGTGGCTTTTCCAGTACTGGGTGGACCAGCTTGGAAGGGAACGGGCCGAGCGCTCCAGCGCCCGTCCCGGGTCCAGCCAGCACCAGCTTGGAACAGCCATCGATTTCGGAAGTGTCACCGGACCCTTTGCGCAACACCCGGCCGGTCGGTGGCTGGCTGAAAAAGGCTGGCGTTACGGTTTCTCGCTCTCCTACCCCCAGGAGTATGAGGAGGTCACGGGTTATATCTACGAACCCTGGCACTTCCGTTATATTACCCGCCCCGGCACCCGCCTGGAACGGTTCTTTTTCGACGGTATCCAGCAGTATTTCCTGGAGTTCTGGGACCGCAGGGAGCCCTTTTTCCGGGAACGTTACCGTCCGGGTTCGCCCTCCCACTGGTGA
- a CDS encoding peptidase U32 family protein encodes MELLSPGGTKEKARLALLYGADAVYLGIPGFSLRAGAEPDLDHQALRDLKKDFPQRRLYGALNRFVLQKDMGRLKESLQELRAAPLDALIVADAGLLEPIRSILPEIELHLSTQANCTNSGAARLYHQMGFSRIVPARELTLPEIREIKDAVPDLELEVFVHGAMCMAYSGRCFLSQEMTGRSANQGDCAHSCRWHYAVVEEQRPGEYYPVQQDQDYLAIFSARDLMLLDALQEIRTAGVSAIKIEGRMKSALYAAIATRAYRTALDQTPDAPRWREELFRLPHRPYSGGFLLEDRTVHEPARESGGAGYRLMAILGEAPRGEPVPLTVKNTVYRDTRTDLLLPNGSITPLKELDLRDSAGHLLERATQKPASYLAPPAELAGQDLRGGILRSCAEGYPETVASRR; translated from the coding sequence ATGGAACTACTTTCTCCCGGAGGCACAAAAGAAAAAGCCCGCCTGGCACTCCTCTACGGTGCCGACGCGGTCTATCTGGGGATTCCCGGTTTTTCCCTCCGGGCCGGGGCCGAACCGGATCTGGACCACCAGGCCCTGCGGGATCTCAAGAAAGATTTCCCTCAGCGCCGGCTCTACGGTGCCTTGAACCGTTTTGTCCTCCAGAAAGATATGGGACGCCTCAAGGAATCCCTCCAGGAACTGAGGGCCGCACCCCTGGATGCCCTGATTGTGGCCGATGCGGGTCTCCTGGAACCGATCCGGTCGATCCTTCCGGAGATCGAGCTCCATCTTTCAACCCAGGCAAACTGCACCAACTCCGGAGCAGCCCGGCTCTATCATCAAATGGGATTCTCCCGGATCGTTCCGGCCCGGGAGCTCACCCTGCCGGAAATCAGGGAGATCAAGGACGCAGTACCGGACCTGGAACTGGAGGTTTTTGTCCACGGGGCGATGTGCATGGCCTACTCGGGGCGGTGCTTTCTGTCCCAGGAGATGACAGGCCGATCGGCAAATCAGGGGGACTGCGCCCACTCCTGCCGCTGGCACTACGCCGTGGTGGAGGAACAGCGCCCCGGAGAATACTACCCGGTGCAGCAAGATCAAGACTATCTGGCCATTTTCTCTGCCCGGGATCTGATGCTTCTGGATGCGCTCCAGGAAATTCGCACGGCCGGCGTCTCGGCAATCAAAATCGAAGGACGCATGAAGAGCGCCCTCTATGCAGCTATCGCAACCCGGGCCTATCGAACCGCCCTGGATCAAACCCCCGATGCCCCACGGTGGAGAGAGGAACTCTTCCGGCTACCCCACCGCCCCTATTCGGGAGGATTCCTCCTGGAAGACAGGACGGTCCATGAACCGGCCCGGGAGTCCGGTGGTGCCGGGTATCGCCTCATGGCGATCCTGGGGGAAGCACCCCGGGGAGAACCGGTCCCGCTGACAGTGAAAAACACGGTGTATCGCGATACCAGAACCGATTTGCTCCTCCCCAACGGCTCGATAACTCCCTTGAAAGAGCTGGACCTGCGAGACTCAGCCGGACATCTCCTGGAGAGGGCAACCCAGAAACCCGCAAGCTATCTGGCCCCACCGGCAGAACTGGCAGGACAGGACCTGAGAGGAGGAATCCTTCGAAGCTGCGCAGAAGGATACCCCGAAACCGTTGCCTCCCGCCGCTGA